The following proteins are encoded in a genomic region of Zea mays cultivar B73 chromosome 9, Zm-B73-REFERENCE-NAM-5.0, whole genome shotgun sequence:
- the LOC103645209 gene encoding protein ALP1-like — MVSFVTTRLKSKRIDPEVEPDPLVYVLREQSELHRQRTLNMIYNSTDVECISMLRMKRAPFFALCTTFRERGLVTDREGVSVEEQVAMFLHVVGHNQRFRVVHQAFRRSIQTVHKHFHQVLYAVGELRKELIKAPSPTTHPKITGSYRWNPYLKDCIGAIDGTHVLARVPRHMQQAFRGRKTNPTQNVMVVVDFDLKFTYVLAGWEGSAHDALILADAIERDDGFTVPQGKFYLVDAGYACRTGFLPPFRGVRYHLSEFGSKNRPTNARELFNLRHCLIYLGGWLTIGNIWVDTI; from the exons ATGGTTTCATTTGTTACAACTAGGCTTAAAAGTAAAAGGATTGATCCTGAAGTAGAGCCTGATCCTCTAGTCTATGTACTTAGGGAACAAAGTGAACTTCACAGACAGAGGACCCTCAACATGATTTACAACTCCACTGATGTAGAGTGCATTTCCATGCTTAGGATGAAGAGAGCCCCTTTTTTTGCTTTATGCAcgacctttagagagaggggactgGTAACTGATAGGGAGGGGGTGTCAGTAGAGGAGCAAGTTGCCATGTTCCTGCATGTTGTTGGTCACAACCAAAGGTTTAGAGTTGTGCACCAGGCCTTTAGGAGGTCCATTCAGACAGTACACAAGCACTTTCATCAGGTTTTGTATGCTGTTGGAGAGCTTAGGAAGGAACTTATCAAGGCACCTAGCCCTACCACTCACCCAAAGATCACTGGAAGCTATAGATGGAATCCATATTTAAAG GACTGCATTGGTGCCATTGATGGCACCCATGTGCTGGCAAGGGTGCCTAGACACATGCAGCAAGCTTTCAGGGGTAGGAAAACTAACCCGACACAAAATGTGATGGTTGTTGTGGACTTTGACCTCAAGTTCACATATGTTCTAGCTGGCTGGGAGGGGTCTGCCCATGATGCACTTATCCTGGCTGATGCCATTGAGAGGGATGATGGGTTCACTGTCCCACAAG GTAAATTCTACTTGGTAGATGCGGGGTATGCATGCCGCACTGGCTTTCTACCCCCCTTCAGGGGGGTTAGGTACCATTTGAGTGAGTTTGGGAGCAAAAATCGACCTACCAATGCAAGAGAACTGTTCAACCTGAGACACTGTCTAATTTACCTAGGAGGGTGGCTAACAATAGGTAACATTTGGGTGGACACCATTTGA
- the LOC100275376 gene encoding uncharacterized protein LOC100275376, protein MRCKLHPYANPVGVCAPCLRDRLLALAAERAQAAEASSDGGCGSSSCGSPPPPLHLHLPTRARRHQQHGHAEGRAGGFPRSVSPYAQHRRSDACASSGSGYQPNLLFFRTPQVGPAAAAFRADEPGEETGGGGGKRKAAPRRSFLSAIFGVRRHGRREEAVVRKDPPRRSTSWLSAIIRRKRRPADLPAAASFPDEEPESPGGSNSTGSWWFPSPSPARQQQHRRRHGGGAGASGDGISGFAVCLSPLVRPSSAGGRRRCQPPDPSALGGDSHRRHASAGGAASFGRNASRKLADMGRFR, encoded by the coding sequence ATGAGGTGCAAGCTCCACCCTTACGCCAACCCCGTGGGCGTGTGCGCGCCCTGCCTCCGCGACCGCCTCCTCGCGCTCGCCGCCGAGCGCGCCCAGGCCGCCGAGGCCAGCAGCGACGGGGGCTGCGGGAGCAGCAGCTGCGGCAGCCCGCCTCCGCCCCTGCACCTGCACCTGCCCACGCGCGCGCGGCGCCACCAGCAGCACGGCCACGCCGAGGGAAGGGCCGGGGGCTTCCCGCGCTCCGTGTCGCCGTACGCGCAGCACCGGCGCTCCGACGCCTGCGCTTCCTCCGGCTCCGGGTACCAGCCgaacctcctcttcttccgcacGCCGCAGGTCGGGCCcgccgcggccgccttccgcgccgACGAGCCCGGGGAGGagaccggcggcggcggcggcaagagGAAGGCCGCGCCGAGAAGGTCCTTTCTGTCGGCGATCTTTGGCGTCAGGCGGCACGGACGACGGGAGGAGGCAGTAGTCAGGAAGGACCCTCCCCGGCGGTCCACCTCGTGGCTCTCGGCGATCATCCGCCGCAAGCGGAGGCCGGCCGACTTGCCCGCAGCCGCGTCCTTCCCGGACGAGGAGCCCGAGTCCCCCGGAGGCAGCAACAGCACCGGCAGCTGGTGGTTCCCCTCGCCGTCGCCTGCAAGGCAGCAGCAGCACCGCCGCCGGCACGGCGGCGGCGCTGGCGCCAGCGGGGACGGGATCTCGGGGTTCGCCGTGTGCCTGAGCCCGCTCGTCCGGCCCAGCTCCGCCGGCGGCCGGCGCCGGTGCCAGCCGCCGGACCCCTCCGCGCTGGGAGGAGACAGCCACCGGCGACACGCGTCTGCCGGCGGCGCCGCGTCGTTCGGCCGCAACGCGTCCCGGAAGCTCGCCGATATGGGTAGGTTCCGATGA